TAAGTCGTGAGCAAGAATGTAATGGATGTAACGTACTGAAGGTTGCTTCCTGGTAGCTTGTACATGAGCCCACCTTCACATCAAAGAAATTGATGGTTACTACTGAAACCCAGAAGTCATAGGGGTTAGGAAACGGATACCCAAGCTCTAGGAAACTTGAACGGCTGTAGGAACCTTCAAAATCTAAGGTTACGAGGCCTTTGCAATGCAATTAATTATATAGGAAAACAATTTAGATGTGGTGTTACTGGTGGATTCATACCAATTCATTCTGGAGATCAGGAAGCTATGAAATTATGACTTTACCTTGTGTATATTGTGTACTTGAGAACGGAGAGTTGGGCAAAATGCGGCACATGAAATCTTCAGCTTGTTGCTTGAATGGATCGAAGTTCTTATCATTTCTAAGCAAGGATTTCTGTATGAAGGTAACCACCACGTCAACTTGTTAAAAAAGTCTAAACAAGGGAAAACTACAAAGTCTAAAACTCATAATTTTCTAGCATAATTGGCAGATTTCTGTGCAAATCtagtagtgtttttatttttgtctatcAAAATACATGATTGGCTATTTTACCCTTGATAGAAGAACACGAGCACCGGCCAATTTGTTGTCCCAGCTGAACATATCGGTTCCATCATCAGCTCCCAGGGATTTCAAGATATTGGAGTAAGAAACATCGTTGGTAGCCATTAGAAGCCAAGCAGCTCCCCACAGCAGTTCGTCCTGAAAATTATACAAGAGAAATAATCGATTAACTTCTATAAAAACTTTTCTCTTATAGACATTCTCTCAAGACTTTGGAGTCATGTTTATTTCCACCTAATGTATACACGAGAACATTTTGCAAGCTTTTTTATGTTACTTGGTTCAACttgacaaaaaaatattttcgtgGTAAAATATATCAATTATGAATGCTTTTGCAAAGTAAAAACTAGTGTATGCCTTACTTAAAAGAAAAGACATTATATTGAGTTCTTCATTGTACCTTATATCCAGAATATGAGCAATAAAATGGGCAGACAGCAGAGCCAAGCGAATCGCTATAAGCACCACGATATTGCATTGCAAATTGAAAGACGTTTTTGGCAGTTTTCAAAAGTAACCTCGAGTACTTCGGATCAACCTTTCTAAAAACCATGGAAGCAGCAGCTAAAGCAGCGGCAGTCTCAGCGGCAACGTCGGAGCCAGGGTTGGAAGGAGAGACCCAATACACGGTGCGGGACGTGTCCATGTCCTCAGGCCTTTCCCAACACTTGTGGTCCACATTTGGGTCGCCAACCCCAACGTAGAGCCTTCCGGGTGTGGCCGTGGCACATTTTAGGAGGTAGTCTGTTGCCCATCGGATTGAGGTCCTTGCATTTTGTAATTCTGGGCCCATTCGCTTTCCATATTCGAGCGCACTCCATGAAAGCATAGTGGTCGTGAAAGCCATCGGAAAATTGAACTTAACGTTGTCTCCGGCATCATAGTAACCTCCAGTTAAATCCACCTGCCAATGAtacaaaacttcttttaaaaagcTCAAACTATTATCACTTTTTGAGACAGCAAGACAATAGAACATAGGGTTGTGTACAAAATGACCTTATTTTGTTGCACCGGCTAACACATGTTTTTACAAGACCCTTATATTATTCAAAACAGAGTTTCGATCTATTTATTTTAGGTCAACTATGTTGGGgtacttacacacacacacacacaaaaagaaaaaaagaagaagaggaagttgttTACACACACACAAGGAACTGTTTACCTTGCCTTCAACCCTCAAAAatagtttccttttttttttttggggggggggggggggggagggggggtttgTGTGAGCAGGTGCTGCTGTTTTTCAGAAGACTCTGATTTCAGGGGAGAGAATAAGGAAAAGCTAGAAGACATGACTAATTATGGAGAAATGTCAAAGAAATTTGATCTGTTATGGTACTTTCAGACTTAACGactaatattaattttcatcaGATCTCACGTTCTTCATTGAGTCTTTGATATATTCAACGGCCTGGCTGGCTGCATTCATGGAAATATAAGTGATATTTTGAGAGTTGTTGATGGTCAAAGGAAGTTGCATGGCATAAcgaatgcaaaataaaatttaacacAATGGGGTGATCATATCTTGGGTTTCAATATTATGGAGGTAATAAAGAAAAAACGAAAATGGAGTGCATGAACTCACTGTCGAATATTGCCTAAGCTGAAcgtaaagaaaatattttgtaaaaataaaaaagaaaagtaaagaaatGAAGCTTGCAATTCTAATGAGTCGTGACAGGACCAAAACAAAATGGTAGAACAATGACAACAACTTACATGGGCAGGCTGTCCATCAGATAAACCAGAGTTGGACCTCCAAGTAATTTGCTGGGTTTTTGGGAGCCTCCCAGACCTCTGCCCTTGGAAGAACAATAAGGACTTTGCTAAGGCATCTTTGTAGTTGGGGTTGCCTTGGACACTCtccaaagcaaagaaaaaagagaaaaacaagagGCAGAAAGAAGCTCCCCTTATCATTGCCATTGGTACTCGTTAAAGCTTCAAGatggtttgtttttttaactttgCTCAGACGATGACATGATGCCCTTATATATAAGAACCCGAAGGCCTAACGTACTGTACATTTAGCGCAAATTAAGGCTTTTCTTTCCATTAAtaattatcttttttaattgtatttgtCAACTTGCTTATTTTAGCacttttttccttcttgttattattaatttgtttctGTTTTGGTAACAAAAAACAGAACACGCACAACCATTTCGTTGTATGCCAATGGAGGACAAAAACAAATGCTATATATTTACACCTGATATATATAAGGGCAGCTGGCTTTTTCTGAAACTAGACATCCTTTTAACCTCTTTGGGAAGCCCCAGAAATTGAAGCCATTCCTCCACAACTCCATTAGATCTTGTTTATCTGCCTGCGGTAAGCTCCAATTAACCTTCATACAAATGTGTTCTATCCTCGAGCGATGTGCAGGAAATATTAAATCATGATCCCAAACCTCCAACACCTTCCAGTTATTCTTTTCTAAAACTAGACGTCCTTTAACCTCTTTAGTAAGCCTCTGAAATTGAAGCCACTCCTTCACAACTTTTAATTTATGACCTCGTTCTAAGGAAACTTGCAGCTCCATTAACCTGATCTCTATAAGGGTGTTCTATCCTCAAAAAACATATGCtttaagataaatgatatttgcagtcgtggttgtgcaagtacCACACAGTCATattgaaaaatgtaaattaatatgggactcccatgaaaaaataattaaactttttaatcatgaacctcactcttttttaaagcgattacgTAACGTTTGTACACTCCAcgattgtatatagcattactatATTATGTTTACTCCAGCCGGccaattactcttttttttttaatttaattttattttatctattgtTCTTGTCAAGTTGTAATTAGTTTCAAACTAGGAACTTGATATGTTCagtcatttgattgcacgttttaGTGTTTGGCCAAatcccaatatatatataacttagtACCGCACATCCCGCTTCACTAATAAGATGGTACAGCGGCATTGGCCATTGACCTTAATatattatcttcttttttattttacgaTCATGACTTTAAGAACATGATAATTCATGCACATGTCACGAATCATGATAGTCTAGGAATTCAGTTACCCGAAAGGACAAAGGGGAACGTAATTGATCAACTTCGTAACTGTCGGGAAATTGAGAATACAAGGGGGATCTTGACGTAGAAAACCTACGGATGCTTCCTCAAATGAATTAGCTGAAATATTATTGTAGTACTTTCACCTTAGACTTCTAGTACGTACCAAACGTATGTCATGTGGTAGAGACGCGACCCAAACATTAAACAAGGATTAATTAATGAACAAATAACTGATAAACATATATAGTTTTTGTTGGGTGAACTCTGTCTAATCTTTACCCACCTTTATGTAATGTCTACAAATTCCTTAATCATATCCATCCATGTCCAATCTATTTCGGCGAGTCCAGCAACTGTTTTACACAGTTTTGTCGCTGTTTCGTGGCTGAAGTTAGCTAGCTAGTACATTGATTCTAGTGGCGCCGCACcaatattacttttaaaaaaaaaataataatcataaagTTGAAATTAGATTGATATATATCATAGCAGTTTATTCCCATTGTAGGACCCATTTAATTAGtgctaattattaatttgaagAAACACATCGAGTTACTCGTGCACTACTAATCCTCGCGTGTTTGGTTTATGCCAGACCATTAGTGTACAAAATTGCCTTTGAATGTGGAAGACAATGTCCCTTATTATGGGTCTTTTTTTGAGCGACTTATCAAGAAACtataactgaaaaaaaaaaaaaaattcccaaaaACAACGGCAAGTATCTTGAAATTCTCTATCTACCTAATTCTATATGTTCTCGTTGTCAAAAGGTGTAGATCAGTTAATGGAAGGCGCAAATGGCGCGCCTTTACGGGTCCTTGGATCACGCTCAGAAATCGGCGCCATGGTTTTAAGATAAATTGATTTGTGTGTAGGGACCAGTGAATATTGCTTTTGGTAGTTTGTAATTGCTTTCAATTGATTCTCTTAATTTCTTGGGATCTTCTACCCTTTCTTCCCATTCTTTAGGACCAAGTCTTTGCCATTCCCAAATATTCTCCCCGCTTGCTAGTaaattttcttccttttgtaCGTTTTGGGTTTCccagaaagatatatatatatatatatagagagagagagagagagagagagaggattttctatatatatatatatatatatatatatgttagtatCATCTAGCTAGGATTTTCTTTTTCGAATTTAgggtaattatatttttttgcatcttttatatatacaaacagttttatgaatttttatgaGGACATGTGACACGTACACATTTTAGATCATTGCCAGCTTGCTTTGAACAAATTATGTGGCTCCTTCATATGTCCTTGCATGCGCATACATATCAGCGACGTGCATAAACTCAATGAACCAGCTAGAAAAGTAAGCTAGTTTGGCGCAAAATTAGCAAAAGATTGTTTGGCTGAGATGACGGCTAGCTAGCCTCATCCTTTTGGATATTAATCTTAATTAGCTTGATTAGAGGAAAATCTTTAGCAATAATCGGTGCAAGTCTCCTCCTCATAATAACAAGATTTTTTAGTGATGGCTGCAAACTGAAGCCTTTGAAGTTTTCCATGGAATTCTTGGCAACAAGGTCATTGGAATTGAATGCTTTTTACGTCTTTTGATGCATTTTTATATtgcttataataaatatagtccCTTATCCAAGCTATCAATAATTGCTTATAAGCTTGACTAGTACTCCAAATATAATTACAATGTTTGATTCCAAGTACGTACTAGCATATTGATTGATCAAGCAACCTTAAGTACGTCCTTACGTACAGCAATTGAAATTGCTTATACATGACGTTGGTGACGGCCAACCTGTGCATTAATTCTGTTCGGAGCATTTCTTACGTACATTgccatatataatattacaaattacgTACAAAAGGTGTGCTAATTTGaccatcttatatatatatatatatatatatatatttatattttttctcctcATGAACCATCTTCACTTGCCTAAAGATCGATCAGATCGTTATGGAATACggcatcatgatatatatatggtaaattaTGATCGGGTTTCatcattttatgttttattactctaataattaatattcattTTTAAGTTACATGCCTTTCCTAGCCCGAGTGCATGTTTGGTACGTAATTGTCTAGCTACCAAACTTTCGGAGCCAAGAGCAGTAAATACCTGATCTGATAGTTAATTAAGCATGGTTCGATTACTGGACCCAGATCATGTGTTgtcttatatatattctttcaatATGGGTTCTGCAATATATGTTTTTACTTTAAGGGAACTCGATTATCATGCACGTAGCATCAAGACTTAGTATCTAGACTTGAGCCCAATCTTGGTCCAGCTATAGTGCCCAATTTTGAAGCCCAATATCAACCATGAAAACAATTGCATGTAAACATTTAAAGTCTGTCACCTCAGAAACATTGTTAGCTGCATGTGTTTTCAGAAAGAAAAACTGCATGCATGATCAAGAATCGGATTAACATCCACACTCACATGCATACGCTTAAGCTTTAGTTgatgagaaagaaaatgcaTGTTTGTAGGATTTCGGTTGTTAGCTAACTGGTCTGATATCTGCAAGTTCCAACTGATCAGATATTATGTGATATCTCATATAATAAACATAAAAGTTGGTGGTGCATGAGATCTCATATTGTTTGAAAATGagaagttattattttttataagatttttatagagttttaattatattattaattagccttttaaaaatatatgcatGGTACGTAGCTAGCAATAGTACTCAACCATATCTATTATCTTATCGCGCGCGCGCGCGTGTGGGGAATGTGGATGGATTGTGTGTATGGTCCGACCGAAAGCTGCCGCACTTATGGCCCGGTTGTTGGGTAATCATACGTGGAATGTTGATCATGTTGTTATAGCTAGCGGATGATCAACTGCGAGACTCTTATTATAACAACCTTAAACGTCAGCCACGTGCTACTCCGTACTATTTTAAGAAGAAAACGTACAGCGCATCTcgtgcattaatatatataatccgAACGTcgcaatattaatatgtaactgTCAAAACGGCTAACTCCCATTTTTTTTCAGacgaaattaataaattaaggCATATATGTTAGCAAGTCTTGAAAAGGATCGGAAGTCATGTTATTTGAAGAGATGAGTTAATGAAGGATATTGGATATTAACAAATCAATTCTTATCATGTTAGAGTAAAGTGAGAAAGTTGAAGGGCCGCGGAATAATGAAAGACAGTTTTGCAGCTAAGCTTGATCTTAAGAATGTTACTTGCATTCAAATTTTCACCAGCCAAGCAttaatcatttataatattatttcgtAGGGTCATGCAGGATGCTGCTGACTCATCatcactattatatattatacatatattttaatttttctaattttattctttttaaattaattaaatttctttactcattattcatacaccatatatttaataagagaagaaatatatatattgtatggtGTATGAAAATGATGACTAAAATTATTCTTAATGTGTGTAAATATGTCCTACTTGTGCTGTGCAGGAGAATTGCATGGATTCCCACTTGGGATTGCATCTAATCTTGCGTTAACACTGCATGCCAGCACAGCTTCACAGGAAAGTAAAATGCATGACAAGTACTGCCACGTACACGTACTATATAGCAATCCAGAAGAGATAACTGGTTTTATTGGTATGGGCCAACACATACCAACTTGTGAGGGTCCACGTCATCAGAAATTACCCACGTGTATGAGCGCCATTAGCTGCTTCTACTGGGCATGTTACATGTTTAGCGGACAGTTAATTTCAAGGCAAATAAACAGAAATTTCTGTTAGATCTCATCATAAGTCTTCACCCAATTCCATGATCATTATAGTCAGCGCGAACATTAACCAAAAGAAAGtactttattcataaaaaattatatatctcaTAAATTAACGCATTTGTgatgttataaaattatttttattataaaataaatatcataaattagatgaaatcaCGTAAatctgtaaaattatttttatataattcaatgTAGCAGTAACCATACCAAAAGCTTATCTCTCTCTGTGTCCTATTAATAACCAACAAGTTCAACGCAAGTTCACCATACCTGGTCTTTCAAGGCTCATCAAACAAACCGTCGAAACGAAATGGCATGCAAGGGGAAGATAAGCTGCATGTGGGGGATGTTCCTTCTTATGGTGCTAGTTTGTGAAGCTAGGGTCCCCGTAACTTCAGGATTCATTCAAACCAGAGACAGCCATTTTGTACTAAATGGATCCCCATTCCTCTTCAATGGTTTCAACTCATACTGGATGATGTATATTGCAGCAGAGCCAAGTGAACAACGGTACAAAGTATCGAATGTATTTCGTGCGGCTTCAGCTTCTGGGCTCAATGTCTGCCGCACATGGGCTTTTAGTGATGGAGGTTACCAAGCACTGCAAACATCTCCGGGAGTTTATGATGAGCACGTCTTTCAGGTTATGTACATATATGACTTCTCTTGGAGATCGAATGTTTTCATGTAGTACTTGACGTTTTGTAAAGTTTAAACTGGACTGACACACATGTACGATGCATGATCTATTTGCAGCTTATTATGAAATAATGGTGATTACTTATACAAATTCTCTGCAGGCACTCGATTTTGTGATCTCGGAGGCCGGAAAGTATGGAGTTCGTCTAATTTTGGCTTTGAGTAACAATTACCAAGACTTCGGAGGAAGACCTCAGTACGTGAAATGGGCTAGAAGTGCTGGCATCCCCATTAACAGTGATGACGAATTTTACACAAATGCAGTTGTGAAAGTTTATTACAAGAACCATGTCAAGGTACTATATTATAAGAGAACTAGCGATTGAATTACAGAGAACTTTGTGAGATTTCATTTGCAACGTAATGATGTAGAAATAACATCGACATATGTGGTAATCCCTAGCTagttacttttttttgtttatttaatacTTTTCCCTTTTTGGGGTTCTGTTTCTGTTCGTCTCACAGAAAGTGCTAACAAGGATCAATACCGTAACTGGAATTGCATATAAAGATGATACGACGATTATGGCTTGGGAGCTAATGAATGAACCACGTTGCCAAGTCGATTCTTCTGGCAAGACCATAAACGTGAGCAGTATCAgcctttattaataatttatagcaTTAGATACTGCAGATAAattcattatatatttatgtttaaacaGGGGTGGGTTCAAGAGATGGCTTCACATGTTAAATCCATTGACAACAAACACTTACTGGGAATCGGCATGGAAGGTTTCTATGGAGACTCGATTCAAGATAGAAAGCAATATAATCCAGGAGGTTACCAAGTGGGAACAGATTTTATAAGCAATCATCTGATTAAAGAGATCGACTTTGCAACCATACATGCTTATCCTGATGCTTGGTAAGTGCCTCTGCATCTTTGGGAAACGTTCACTAAGACAGTGATCATTAATTAGATCCtaaatacatgcatatatatatatatatatatatatcacggTAACGTAGTAATTAAGGGCACTTACGTTTAGGCTAAATAATTGTGCAATGTTCAACAGGCTTCCAGGACAGAACGATTACGCACAAGCGACATTCATGCAAAGGTGGTTGACGAGTCATTGGACAGACTCGAGGACTGTTTTAAAGAAGCCATTGATCTTCGCTGAATTTGGAAAATCAAATAAAGATTCTGGGTATAGTATAAGCGCTAGGGACTCGTTCTTGAACACTGTTTATACAAACATCTACAACTTGGCCAGAAATGGAGGAACAATTGGCGGGGGTTTAGTTTGGCAAATCATGGCTGAAGGGATGGAATCGTATAACGATGGATATGAGATTGTTTTATCCCAAAACGCATCTACAACCAGTGTCATAGCTCAACAATCTAGTAAAATGAAGGCACTTGAACATTCATTGAAATAGCCCACATGAATGCATGCAGTAAGATTCTGTGTAAGCGAAATAACCGATCGAGACTAGCAGCCGCAATGAAGCATATCAtgtgaggaaaaagaaaaacaactgAGCTTAGCATATTAGTTGTAGCTGTTTAGGGTTTTGAGTCTTTGACACTTGGAATATACTAGCTAGGATTTTAGCTACATGCGTGAAAGATGATACCTTAAGATGGAATTTGTATCCTATGTTTCCTTCTTATATATGCATGAAATTTGCTTGCGATTTTGCTGGTCTTTGAACAGCAGATCGATCGATGCATTAAGAGCCTGCATGTTATATATACAATGAGTGCGTCCTAGCATGCACGGACATATAAAAATGTTCCAACTGAGGTTTCTGTCAACAGAGGTTGCTGATCTCTTCTACTGCTCCACCATACATATTCAACGTACGGTGCATAGAAACACTGTAAATGATAGCATTAGTTAAAAGAAACCAACCCCCCGCCCTCACCTTAAAAGTTAAACATTGAAAAATTACCCTTCATCTCCTCAAACAACTGCTCTTTTTGCAATATGATCAGCATGCTATCCAAGTTATTTTACCCCACAATCACTTACTTTCCAGCTCGCAATTTGCTTCATTCTTTTGAAATGTTAACCGTTTTGATACCACATGGttcacatcatttattttttatccaatggccaaattttaacaaaataaatacttATGTCCAAGTTATAGAATAAAGTGCCAACCTTGATAGTTTTATAgctaaattataaaatgattttttctatTTGGTCATTGCGGATCTTAATTAGATGCATGAGAAGTTAAACACCATGCTATCCATCGTAGCCAATCCTTAATTCAtctataattaaaacaaaggagaaactatATTTAGACACATTTGAACttcaacaatttcttttaatatataatctaaaCTATTAAAACTGTCGATTTCCAACCTAAATTACCAAAATTGTCTACCTCTGTTAGCACCCAACCTTTCAGATGGTGAAAGATTAGATATAGGATACAATCTTGACAGCAGAGTGCGAAAATTGCCAACATTAATCTTGAGTGCAAATTGACGGTTCTGATAGTTTAGGaggcaaatttaaaaataaaaaataaaaataaaaaaacaatattatatatctcCTTGAATAAAGAGCTGCACGCCCACCCGATTTAAATGTCACGACAGTCTGCCATCAACAGGCCTTtcagaagaggtttatgagcaCCCTATCAAGCTTCCTACTTTTCTATTATTTCCAACCCCAGTCATCGGATACAGGACTCTTTTTTAAGAAGACGCTATTCcgaaaaataaattctcaacatctAATGATACGAAATTAAACAAGAaaacatataaagaaaaaaattatcaagaatATGTCACAATAACCTACGAGCCAAGCACAACAAACCACTACATAATCAACCTTGCCATCCCCTAGAGCTGCAGCACTCCCCTGCATATTTGGTACCTCCAAGACACTTTACAAAATCTCTCTCTGCAGCATGGAATGGCTGACCTGCGAGGTCTGATCATAGCAAATCCAATAGGGGCGGCTGTTCAGATGGTGATTTAGCATGACTAGATCGAGAGGCTGAGGAGACCCCCCTCCCTTTTCCTCGTCCTCTACCCACAGCAGTTGTTGGGGGCGGAGCAAGTCTAGGGGCAGACAGCTCATTCTTGCTAGAAGCAAATATGGATCCAAGATCTGTTGATTTCTTATCAGTGTAATTACTAGAAGCTGGTACACCCTGACTCTGTTTCAAAAACCCAATAGAGCTTTGGGCGTTAACACTTCCCAGACCACCAATAGTAAGAGTTGGATTCCCTTGGCTCTGTCTAAAAGGATCAGCAGAACTGTGTGTGTTGAAGGCCCAactgttattgttgttgttcattGGGAAGCTCATGCTGTTTAGTGTATTCGAGATTGGACTAGACCCGTGTATGTTAGTAGGGTGTCCCATTGTGCCATTGTTAGAAATTCCAGCCCCACTTGCTGAGCCAGCGGGCCGGGGAGGCCAATCAGAGAAAGGATCTATGTCATCGAAACTCGAGGTGGATGATGCTCCTGCATTCAACTGCTTCTCAGTGTCTCCAAATTGGGGGGCAATTCCAGACGATGCTCGAGGAGGCCACTCAATATCAACTGGAGGACACGAAATGGCCGTTTGCTGGCTGGATACTGCAGGTATCATCGAAAATTTCGATTGTTTTGAATTTACTTGAACTGGTTGAAAACTCAAATCAGACTGAGTGGAGTGATTGTTTGTAGAACTTTGAAGGGTGGTTGCAGAACCCTTTTTGGCAGGACCCCAATCTTCATCCCACGCCGGGCTGCTCTTTGTCGTGGAATTGACAGTTCCAGTTATTTTAGTTGAGGCTTGGGATATTAGGTCACTATCAGACATAGATGGTCTAACTTCTGGGATTCCAGAATCAGTCAAAGTTACTCCCCGTTTTTCTTCTATTCT
This is a stretch of genomic DNA from Carya illinoinensis cultivar Pawnee chromosome 3, C.illinoinensisPawnee_v1, whole genome shotgun sequence. It encodes these proteins:
- the LOC122302342 gene encoding mannan endo-1,4-beta-mannosidase 5-like is translated as MACKGKISCMWGMFLLMVLVCEARVPVTSGFIQTRDSHFVLNGSPFLFNGFNSYWMMYIAAEPSEQRYKVSNVFRAASASGLNVCRTWAFSDGGYQALQTSPGVYDEHVFQALDFVISEAGKYGVRLILALSNNYQDFGGRPQYVKWARSAGIPINSDDEFYTNAVVKVYYKNHVKKVLTRINTVTGIAYKDDTTIMAWELMNEPRCQVDSSGKTINGWVQEMASHVKSIDNKHLLGIGMEGFYGDSIQDRKQYNPGGYQVGTDFISNHLIKEIDFATIHAYPDAWLPGQNDYAQATFMQRWLTSHWTDSRTVLKKPLIFAEFGKSNKDSGYSISARDSFLNTVYTNIYNLARNGGTIGGGLVWQIMAEGMESYNDGYEIVLSQNASTTSVIAQQSSKMKALEHSLK
- the LOC122302341 gene encoding endoglucanase 9, coding for MAMIRGASFCLLFFSFFFALESVQGNPNYKDALAKSLLFFQGQRSGRLPKTQQITWRSNSGLSDGQPAHVDLTGGYYDAGDNVKFNFPMAFTTTMLSWSALEYGKRMGPELQNARTSIRWATDYLLKCATATPGRLYVGVGDPNVDHKCWERPEDMDTSRTVYWVSPSNPGSDVAAETAAALAAASMVFRKVDPKYSRLLLKTAKNVFQFAMQYRGAYSDSLGSAVCPFYCSYSGYKDELLWGAAWLLMATNDVSYSNILKSLGADDGTDMFSWDNKLAGARVLLSRKSLLRNDKNFDPFKQQAEDFMCRILPNSPFSSTQYTQGGLMYKLPGSNLQYVTSITFLLTTYSKYMSATKHTFNCGSLLVTPSSLKYLAKKQVDYILGENPLKLSYMVGYGAYFPKRIHHRGSSLPSLASHPQSLGCDGGFQPYLYSSNPNPNILTGAIVGGPNQNDGYPDDRTDYSHAEPATYINAAIVGPLAFFAGSYTR